From the genome of Fusobacterium varium, one region includes:
- a CDS encoding (S)-limonene 6-monooxygenase: MLESYIELIKMIDNSFDGVMVVDENLIIRYCKYFSASGLGSVDVKTAIGKTPFDIFANITKETSTFYRAVKYGETFLNNTQVILYSNGKKEPIIDSTIPIIINGKIIGAVNTVRFVSNFKKNNFTNHSNIIAPCFNDLYTIDDIIGTSEEILSLKNKISKVSKTDSNVFIYGETGTGKEMVAQSIHSNSDRKNKIFISQNCAAIPDNLLESILFGTTKGSYTDAINRPGIFEMAHGGTIFLDEINSMNLNMQAKLLRIIEDKKITRIGGIETKEVDVRIIAAINEIPEISMTEKRIRPDLFYRLSSVQIKTPSLAERNEDIEELAQFFIEFYNKKMNKDIKNISKDVLKIFYGYTWPGNVRELKNVIETAFNFSISKTIELSDIPEYIKNYKKENNHFKCSISNNEYPYKDISLSIALENFEKDYILKASKNTLSFSELADALKISKQLLNHKIKKYDLRKYINY, from the coding sequence ATGCTTGAAAGCTATATTGAATTAATAAAAATGATAGATAATTCCTTTGATGGAGTAATGGTTGTAGATGAAAATTTAATAATAAGGTATTGTAAATACTTTTCTGCTTCTGGACTTGGAAGTGTTGATGTAAAAACAGCTATTGGAAAAACTCCATTTGATATTTTTGCTAATATTACAAAAGAAACTTCTACCTTCTATAGAGCAGTAAAATATGGAGAAACTTTTCTTAATAATACACAGGTAATTCTTTACAGCAATGGAAAAAAAGAACCAATAATTGATAGCACTATTCCTATCATTATAAATGGTAAAATCATAGGAGCTGTAAACACAGTACGATTTGTCAGCAATTTTAAAAAAAATAACTTCACAAATCATTCAAATATAATAGCTCCATGTTTTAACGATCTTTACACAATTGATGATATAATTGGAACTTCTGAAGAAATACTTTCTTTAAAAAATAAGATATCTAAAGTTTCAAAGACAGATTCAAATGTATTTATCTATGGAGAAACTGGAACAGGAAAAGAGATGGTAGCCCAGTCTATTCATAGCAACAGCGATAGAAAAAATAAAATATTTATTTCACAAAATTGCGCTGCTATACCTGATAACCTTTTAGAAAGTATTCTTTTTGGAACTACAAAGGGAAGCTATACAGATGCAATCAATAGACCTGGAATTTTTGAAATGGCACATGGAGGTACAATTTTCCTTGATGAAATAAATTCTATGAATCTTAATATGCAGGCAAAGCTATTAAGAATAATAGAAGACAAAAAAATAACAAGAATAGGTGGAATAGAAACAAAGGAAGTTGATGTACGTATTATTGCTGCAATCAATGAAATTCCTGAAATTTCTATGACCGAAAAAAGAATTCGTCCAGATCTTTTTTACAGATTATCCAGTGTGCAGATAAAAACACCTTCATTAGCTGAAAGAAATGAAGATATTGAAGAGCTCGCTCAATTTTTCATTGAATTTTATAACAAAAAAATGAATAAAGATATTAAAAATATTTCAAAAGATGTTTTAAAAATTTTCTATGGTTATACATGGCCTGGAAATGTGAGAGAACTAAAAAATGTTATTGAAACTGCTTTTAATTTTTCTATTTCCAAAACTATTGAGCTTTCTGATATTCCAGAATATATAAAAAATTACAAAAAGGAAAATAATCATTTCAAATGCTCTATTTCTAATAATGAATATCCATATAAAGATATATCTCTCAGTATAGCACTTGAAAACTTTGAAAAAGATTATATATTGAAAGCTTCAAAAAATACACTATCTTTTTCTGAACTAGCTGATGCTCTCAAAATATCAAAACAACTTCTAAACCATAAAATTAAGAA